A single window of Luteitalea sp. DNA harbors:
- a CDS encoding transposase: MLPRRPRLRAFDYLGCYRYLLTCCTCKRQRYFEASATVEETVSHLRQSAARFSMQLLAWCFMPNHLHVLAEGARDASHCPSFVKDFKQRAGFAFKKRTGERLWQPSYHDRILRDDEATENVIRYILGNPVRAGLTKDPLSYPFSGSEVYRIEEILAP, encoded by the coding sequence ATGCTGCCGCGTCGTCCTCGCCTGCGCGCGTTCGACTATCTCGGTTGCTACCGATATTTGCTGACCTGTTGCACCTGCAAGCGGCAGCGTTACTTCGAGGCTTCGGCAACGGTAGAGGAGACGGTGTCGCACTTACGGCAATCTGCCGCTCGTTTCTCAATGCAACTTTTGGCATGGTGCTTCATGCCTAACCACCTCCATGTCCTGGCCGAGGGAGCTCGTGACGCGTCGCATTGCCCGAGCTTCGTGAAGGACTTCAAGCAGCGGGCGGGATTCGCCTTCAAGAAACGCACCGGCGAGAGATTGTGGCAACCAAGCTACCACGATCGAATCCTTCGAGACGATGAAGCGACCGAGAACGTCATCCGGTATATCCTCGGGAACCCCGTCCGGGCAGGACTGACGAAGGACCCTCTAAGCTATCCGTTCAGCGGATCAGAAGTTTATCGGATTGAGGAGATCCTCGCACCGTAG
- a CDS encoding TonB-dependent receptor plug domain-containing protein, with the protein MCKHWKRWQKMPVIFFTCFTRRETTGISSDLSLSRHPEDLHSVRHLSIAFLMALVSLGSFATPFLARASAQATFSAMTGTVQDVNGGRLAGVTVVARHLDTGTTRTAVAGADGQFILVGLPVGRYEVRAELAGFKPLVRSGVDLVVGEPAVLALVLEVGGLDEAVTVSSAASPVNTRTSELSYLVSQQTIEQLPLNGRNYTDLALLQPGVNPFPHRDGGSVVAHGLGMSVNGQDPRSNVYLIDGTLQNDFTNGPAGSAAGTALGMESIREFRVETNAYAAEFGRNSGGQIHVVTKSGTNDITGSAYEYHRNDALDARNFFDRDEKPAFRRNQYGTAIGGPLQHNRTFFFVGYEALRERLGRTISTVVPDDNARRGVLPDPATPGRTITVPIDPGVQPYLEAFPVANGPSLGGGLADYTFPFNQTIDQHFAQGRVDYHVGDNHHLFARYTFDDADQQLPTDYPQFPRAFVSRNQFFTGEYRQVTSDRTLNTFRIGFSRTRIGQTVQANLSQPLTPFVPGQSIIGDVDIGGLRRFGPQSSANLGLVQNVFSLQYDLIHTRGRHLLKAGALIERYQDNMVNPTFSLGIFRFANLQTFLANQPLTFIGLMPEGQIDRYWRFTLFGFYAQDEFQVTPHLTVNGGLRYELTTMPKDIHGRDSTIIDLTDQEPTVGQLYQNPTLTNLSPRGGFAWDIGGSGRTSLRGGYGLYFNTNNQQNLIVTVTNPPATPRVIISNPTFPVPPFDRAVGNSIRPVQWDLENPRVHVWNVSLQRALPLEMVATVSYAGSRGEHLLRSSDANVPTPEQLPDGSLFIPPGTPRPNSSFSTIEIKSSDGDSWYRALVIDLRRRWRDGFMLQSSYTLSRSEDTTQASTFFSDATNGTTSAFPEFIPDYNKGRSDFDATHSWVMSATWQLPFARNTGGLARALVDGWQLAGILTMRSGNPLTVFVQQNRSRSLWTPSLGPGIGQDRASYAPGRDASNAVLGRPDQWFDPAAFALQPAGTFGNTGRGDFTGPDLRTLDLSLTKQARLGALGTGARLELRIEAFNVLNHTNFGPPSLTAFAGAADDEAPLPTFGRITSTVTSSRQIQLGVRLVF; encoded by the coding sequence ATGTGCAAACATTGGAAAAGATGGCAAAAGATGCCTGTCATCTTTTTCACATGTTTCACGAGAAGAGAGACGACAGGCATCTCGTCCGATCTGTCCCTCAGTCGCCATCCGGAGGACCTCCACAGCGTGCGACATCTCAGCATCGCTTTTCTGATGGCCCTTGTCAGCCTCGGCTCGTTCGCCACGCCCTTCCTCGCACGCGCGAGCGCCCAAGCCACCTTCAGCGCCATGACCGGCACGGTTCAGGATGTGAACGGTGGCCGCCTGGCCGGCGTCACCGTCGTGGCCCGTCATCTGGACACCGGCACGACCCGCACTGCGGTTGCCGGCGCTGACGGACAATTCATTCTCGTGGGTCTTCCCGTGGGTCGCTATGAGGTCAGGGCGGAGCTCGCCGGCTTCAAGCCGCTCGTCCGTTCTGGCGTGGACCTCGTGGTTGGCGAGCCCGCGGTGCTCGCTCTCGTGCTCGAGGTGGGAGGCCTCGACGAGGCGGTCACTGTGAGCAGCGCCGCCTCGCCGGTCAACACGCGCACATCAGAGCTGAGCTATCTCGTGTCACAGCAGACGATCGAGCAGCTCCCGCTGAACGGCCGCAACTACACCGATCTCGCGCTGCTGCAGCCTGGCGTCAACCCGTTCCCGCACCGGGACGGCGGCTCCGTGGTGGCTCACGGTCTTGGCATGAGCGTGAACGGACAGGATCCGCGCTCGAACGTGTACTTGATCGATGGCACCCTGCAAAACGACTTCACGAACGGTCCGGCGGGCAGCGCCGCCGGCACGGCGCTCGGCATGGAGTCCATTCGTGAGTTCCGCGTCGAGACCAACGCCTATGCGGCCGAGTTCGGTCGGAACTCCGGCGGACAAATTCATGTGGTCACGAAGTCGGGTACGAACGACATCACGGGAAGCGCCTACGAATATCATCGCAACGACGCGCTCGATGCTCGCAACTTCTTCGACCGCGACGAGAAGCCCGCGTTTCGCCGCAATCAATACGGCACCGCAATCGGCGGGCCGCTGCAGCACAATCGCACGTTCTTCTTCGTGGGATACGAGGCGCTCCGGGAGCGGTTGGGACGAACCATCTCCACGGTCGTCCCGGACGACAACGCGAGGCGCGGCGTCCTCCCGGATCCCGCGACTCCCGGCCGGACGATCACCGTACCAATCGATCCAGGTGTTCAACCATACTTGGAAGCGTTTCCGGTCGCAAACGGGCCCTCGTTGGGAGGCGGGCTGGCGGATTACACGTTCCCTTTCAATCAGACCATCGATCAGCACTTCGCGCAGGGCCGTGTCGATTATCACGTCGGAGACAATCATCACCTCTTCGCGCGCTACACGTTCGACGATGCCGACCAACAGCTTCCGACCGACTACCCACAGTTCCCGCGAGCGTTCGTCTCGCGCAACCAGTTCTTCACGGGCGAGTACCGGCAGGTCACATCGGACCGGACGCTGAACACGTTCCGGATCGGCTTCAGCCGGACGCGCATCGGCCAAACGGTCCAGGCCAATCTGTCGCAGCCGCTGACGCCATTCGTGCCCGGCCAGTCCATCATTGGCGACGTCGACATCGGCGGCCTCCGCAGGTTCGGACCGCAGTCCTCCGCGAATCTCGGCCTCGTGCAGAACGTGTTCAGTCTCCAATACGATCTGATTCACACGCGCGGCCGGCACCTCCTGAAGGCGGGGGCGCTCATCGAGCGCTATCAAGACAACATGGTCAACCCGACCTTTAGTCTTGGTATCTTTCGATTCGCCAATCTGCAAACCTTCTTGGCCAACCAGCCACTGACCTTCATCGGCTTGATGCCCGAGGGGCAGATTGACCGCTATTGGCGCTTCACGCTCTTCGGCTTCTACGCGCAGGATGAGTTCCAGGTCACACCGCATCTCACGGTGAACGGCGGCTTGCGGTACGAGCTCACCACGATGCCGAAGGACATCCACGGGCGCGACTCGACCATCATCGATCTGACCGATCAGGAGCCGACCGTTGGCCAGCTCTATCAAAATCCGACGCTCACCAACCTGTCGCCACGCGGCGGCTTCGCATGGGACATCGGCGGGAGCGGTCGCACGTCCCTCCGCGGCGGCTACGGCCTTTACTTCAACACGAACAACCAGCAGAACCTCATCGTCACGGTGACGAATCCGCCCGCCACACCGCGCGTCATCATCTCCAACCCGACCTTCCCCGTGCCGCCGTTCGACCGCGCCGTGGGCAACTCGATTCGCCCCGTGCAATGGGACCTGGAGAATCCGCGCGTCCACGTCTGGAACGTCAGCCTTCAGCGCGCGCTCCCTTTGGAGATGGTCGCTACGGTCAGCTATGCGGGATCTCGGGGAGAACATCTCCTGCGCAGCAGCGACGCGAACGTGCCGACGCCGGAACAGCTCCCGGACGGCTCTCTTTTCATCCCGCCCGGCACGCCGCGGCCGAACTCGAGCTTCTCCACCATCGAGATCAAGAGCAGCGATGGCGACTCCTGGTACCGAGCGCTCGTCATCGACCTGCGGCGACGCTGGCGAGATGGGTTCATGCTGCAGTCCTCCTACACGCTCTCGCGGAGCGAGGACACGACGCAGGCGTCGACCTTCTTCTCGGACGCGACCAACGGGACGACATCGGCGTTTCCGGAGTTCATCCCTGACTACAACAAGGGGCGATCCGATTTCGACGCGACACACAGCTGGGTGATGAGCGCGACATGGCAGCTGCCGTTCGCGCGCAATACAGGAGGCCTGGCGAGGGCGCTCGTCGACGGCTGGCAGCTCGCAGGCATCCTCACCATGCGGAGCGGTAATCCGCTCACGGTCTTCGTACAGCAGAACCGATCGCGCTCGCTCTGGACCCCCTCGCTCGGACCGGGTATCGGGCAGGATCGTGCCAGCTACGCTCCAGGACGCGACGCATCGAACGCGGTCCTCGGGCGCCCTGACCAGTGGTTCGATCCCGCCGCGTTCGCGCTCCAGCCGGCTGGCACGTTTGGCAATACCGGCCGAGGCGACTTCACCGGCCCGGATCTCCGCACGTTGGACCTCTCACTCACGAAACAGGCTCGTCTCGGCGCGCTCGGCACGGGTGCGCGCCTCGAGCTGCGAATCGAGGCCTTCAACGTGCTCAATCACACGAACTTCGGCCCGCCGAGCCTCACGGCGTTCGCGGGCGCGGCAGACGACGAGGCGCCGCTCCCGACCTTCGGACGCATCACCTCGACGGTGACCTCGTCACGGCAGATCCAGCTCGGTGTGCGGCTGGTTTTCTAG
- a CDS encoding PQQ-binding-like beta-propeller repeat protein → MPVGRPKGLRYACAVSAPRVETVRQRTGAVAWKRHSFSFAPGSPVLIDVDGQPQLVAFSGDEVAGIDPANGDLLWRHPHKTDYGLNISTPVWGRDNLLFLSSAYNNGSRVLQLTRSGGKTNVKELWFNNRMRVHIGTVIRLGDHAYGASGDFGPSFITAINVKTGEIAWRDRSFARAQFVYADDKLIILDEDGALGIATVSPKGLKVHTRADVLTKIAWTPPTLVGTRLYVRDRQNIVALDLGGSS, encoded by the coding sequence GTGCCTGTGGGCAGGCCTAAAGGCCTGCGCTACGCCTGCGCTGTGTCTGCGCCGCGCGTGGAAACCGTCCGGCAGCGGACAGGCGCGGTTGCGTGGAAAAGACACAGCTTCAGCTTCGCACCGGGATCGCCCGTGCTCATCGACGTGGATGGCCAGCCGCAGCTGGTGGCATTCAGCGGCGACGAGGTTGCAGGGATCGACCCAGCGAACGGCGACCTGCTCTGGCGCCATCCGCACAAGACCGACTACGGCCTCAATATCAGTACACCGGTGTGGGGACGGGACAATCTACTCTTCCTTTCGTCGGCGTACAACAACGGCAGCCGCGTGCTGCAGCTCACCCGAAGCGGCGGCAAGACGAATGTCAAGGAGCTCTGGTTCAACAACCGGATGCGCGTGCACATCGGCACGGTGATCCGCCTCGGGGACCACGCCTACGGAGCGAGCGGCGACTTTGGCCCCTCGTTCATCACCGCTATCAACGTGAAGACCGGTGAGATCGCCTGGCGCGATCGCTCCTTCGCGCGCGCGCAGTTCGTGTACGCGGACGACAAGCTCATCATCCTCGACGAGGACGGCGCGCTCGGCATTGCCACGGTCTCGCCGAAAGGGCTGAAGGTGCACACCCGAGCGGACGTGCTGACGAAGATCGCGTGGACACCGCCGACGCTCGTTGGCACCCGGCTGTACGTTCGTGACCGGCAGAATATCGTCGCGCTGGACTTGGGAGGCAGCAGTTAG
- a CDS encoding PQQ-binding-like beta-propeller repeat protein, giving the protein MKSGALRIKEGTVRWVLTSCVAVVLAAGVVVEAENWPQWRGPQGNGVSSESGLPVSWSTTENVAWKLTMPEFSGSTPIIWGERIFLNTADGDELQLWVLDRTKGDLLWKQPLGGGNFKIRKQNMSSPSPVTDGQHVWVMTGTGVLTAFDLSGKQLWTRDIQKDYGAFGLNWGYASSPLLHDGALFVQVLHGMKTDDPSYVLRIDAQTGKTVWRIERPTPAIRESPDSYATPALLQYGDATEIVVVGGDVVTGHDPASGKELWRSGGLNPENNPFNRIIASPIVVDDIVYAPSREKPLLALKAGGRGDITDTHRLWSFDRGPDVPTPATDGEYFYVVDDKGVAYSLDAKTGKVIWGPERLEPGTYSSSPVVAGGKVYATNEDGLTSVFRAGPKFEKLAANALDDYCLSSPAVSDGQIFLRTTKHLWVIGERK; this is encoded by the coding sequence ATGAAATCAGGAGCGTTGCGCATCAAGGAGGGAACTGTGCGTTGGGTGCTTACCTCGTGCGTGGCCGTGGTGCTTGCCGCCGGTGTCGTCGTCGAGGCCGAAAACTGGCCTCAGTGGCGTGGCCCGCAAGGAAACGGCGTCAGCTCCGAAAGTGGCCTGCCCGTGAGCTGGTCCACGACCGAGAACGTGGCCTGGAAGCTCACCATGCCGGAGTTCTCGGGCTCGACGCCGATCATCTGGGGTGAGCGAATCTTTCTGAACACCGCCGATGGTGACGAGCTGCAGCTCTGGGTCCTCGATCGGACGAAGGGCGACCTGCTCTGGAAGCAACCGCTCGGCGGTGGCAACTTCAAGATCCGCAAGCAGAACATGTCCTCGCCGTCGCCGGTCACCGATGGCCAGCACGTGTGGGTGATGACCGGCACGGGTGTCTTGACAGCCTTCGATCTCTCTGGGAAACAGCTCTGGACCCGTGACATCCAGAAGGATTACGGCGCGTTCGGCCTCAACTGGGGCTACGCGTCGTCGCCGTTGCTCCACGACGGCGCGCTTTTCGTCCAGGTCCTCCACGGCATGAAAACGGATGACCCGTCGTACGTGCTGCGTATCGATGCTCAGACTGGCAAGACCGTATGGCGTATCGAGCGGCCGACCCCTGCGATTCGCGAGTCACCGGACTCGTACGCCACACCGGCGTTGTTGCAGTACGGAGATGCCACCGAGATCGTCGTCGTTGGCGGTGATGTCGTCACCGGCCACGACCCGGCGAGCGGAAAGGAGCTGTGGCGTTCCGGCGGCCTGAACCCAGAGAACAATCCATTCAATCGCATTATCGCCTCACCGATCGTTGTGGACGACATCGTCTACGCGCCGTCGCGGGAGAAACCGCTGCTGGCGCTCAAGGCGGGCGGCCGTGGTGACATCACCGACACGCATCGCCTCTGGTCGTTCGACCGCGGGCCGGATGTACCAACGCCGGCGACCGATGGAGAATATTTCTACGTCGTGGACGACAAGGGAGTGGCGTACTCTCTCGACGCGAAGACCGGGAAGGTCATCTGGGGGCCAGAACGGCTCGAGCCGGGGACGTATAGCAGCTCACCTGTGGTCGCCGGTGGCAAGGTCTACGCCACCAACGAAGATGGCCTCACCAGCGTCTTCAGGGCCGGACCGAAGTTCGAGAAGCTTGCTGCGAACGCGCTCGACGACTATTGCCTTAGCTCGCCGGCAGTGTCCGACGGGCAGATCTTCCTTCGGACGACGAAGCACCTGTGGGTGATTGGCGAACGGAAGTAA